In the genome of Candidatus Eisenbacteria bacterium, the window CATGTCCACGATCGGTTCTGGCTGTCATGAGCTCCGGATCATCGATGAGAGCGTGACCTGGCGAATCGTGTGTGCGGTCGAAGCCGACGCCATTGTCGTACTGGATGTGTTCGCGAAGAAGACCAACAAGACGCCGAAGGAGATCCTGAGCACCTGCAAGAGAAGGCTCAAGGCGTTCAGGTCGACTTAGGAGTTGAAGAAGCGGAGTTGAGTATGAAGACGCGAAGAAAGAAGAGTCTGGAAGCGGCCGGCTGGAAGGTCGGAACCGCCGAGGAATTTCTGGGCCTCTCGCCCGAAGAAGCACGAATCGTCGAAATGAAGCTCGCGCTCGGGGACAGCCTCAGACGTCATCGAATCCGGCGGAAGTGGACGCAGCAGGACCTTGCGAGGCGATTGGGATCAAGCCAGTCGCGCGTGGCGAAGCTAGAAACGGGAGCGCTGGGAGTCACCCTCGACCTCTTGTTCCGGGCTCTGTTCGTCGCGGGCGCTTCTACGGACGAAATCGCTCGAGAGCTCCGCTCTCGCCGGCGTTCGGCCGCGTAGGCGATTGACGGG includes:
- a CDS encoding type II toxin-antitoxin system RelE/ParE family toxin, giving the protein MSTIGSGCHELRIIDESVTWRIVCAVEADAIVVLDVFAKKTNKTPKEILSTCKRRLKAFRST
- a CDS encoding helix-turn-helix transcriptional regulator produces the protein MKLALGDSLRRHRIRRKWTQQDLARRLGSSQSRVAKLETGALGVTLDLLFRALFVAGASTDEIARELRSRRRSAA